From a region of the Buchnera aphidicola (Floraphis choui) genome:
- the murC gene encoding UDP-N-acetylmuramate--L-alanine ligase, whose product MNRIHFVGIGGIGMSGIAEILLRKGYIISGSDIVSNNATSKLINLGAKIFFNHSKKNVETANIVVISSAIPCYNSEIVQAKNLKIPIISRGEILAKIIQNKYGIAVSGTHGKTTTSAIIFNIFFESKLDPTLINGGYVKSINSNIKIGKSPYYIIEADESDASLLYLKPIISILTNIDNDHLENYHKNLNNLKLTFIKFIHNLPSFGTAIICIDDKNIKTIIPKINRNIITYGFSIDSDVRIEQYKQKKFSSCFTIIRKHKPKLNIILNIPGKHNALNATAAIALATQKKISDINIIKSLKNFKGVKRRFEPCGTFLFDNSLQKNNVITIIQDYGHHPNEILASINTSKSGWPKKKLIMIFQPHRYTRTYYLFEQFKKVLLKTDELLILKEYSANENIIIGSDSLSLYHELYKYKKTITFIPNYNEIFMTLTKKLSGNDLLLIQGAGNINIILNNYIIKHLKRLNKK is encoded by the coding sequence ATGAATCGTATTCATTTTGTAGGAATTGGTGGAATAGGAATGAGTGGAATAGCTGAAATTCTATTAAGAAAAGGATATATAATAAGCGGTTCAGATATAGTATCTAATAATGCTACAAGTAAACTAATTAATTTAGGAGCAAAAATATTTTTTAATCATTCTAAAAAAAACGTTGAAACAGCAAACATTGTAGTAATATCTAGTGCAATTCCATGTTACAATTCCGAAATTGTACAAGCAAAAAATTTAAAAATCCCTATAATATCAAGAGGCGAAATTCTCGCAAAAATAATACAAAACAAATACGGAATAGCAGTATCTGGAACACATGGAAAGACTACTACTTCCGCAATAATTTTTAACATATTTTTTGAAAGTAAATTAGATCCAACACTTATTAATGGAGGATACGTAAAAAGTATTAACAGTAATATTAAAATAGGAAAAAGTCCTTATTATATAATAGAAGCAGATGAGAGTGATGCTTCATTATTATATTTAAAACCAATTATATCTATATTAACTAATATCGATAATGATCATTTAGAAAATTATCATAAAAACCTTAACAATCTTAAACTAACTTTCATTAAATTTATTCATAATTTACCTTCATTTGGAACAGCTATCATATGCATTGATGACAAAAATATTAAAACAATAATTCCAAAAATAAATCGTAATATTATTACTTATGGGTTTAGTATAGATTCCGACGTACGAATAGAACAATATAAACAAAAAAAATTTTCTAGCTGTTTTACAATAATAAGAAAACATAAACCAAAATTAAATATTATTTTAAATATTCCAGGAAAACATAATGCTCTTAATGCAACGGCAGCAATAGCACTTGCTACTCAAAAAAAGATTAGTGATATTAACATCATTAAATCACTCAAAAATTTTAAAGGAGTTAAACGAAGATTTGAACCATGTGGAACGTTTTTATTTGATAATTCATTACAAAAAAATAATGTAATTACTATCATTCAAGACTATGGACATCATCCTAATGAAATTCTAGCTAGTATTAATACTTCAAAATCTGGTTGGCCAAAAAAAAAGTTAATAATGATTTTTCAACCTCATAGATATACGAGAACTTACTATTTATTTGAACAATTTAAAAAAGTGTTATTAAAAACAGATGAATTACTGATTTTAAAAGAATATTCTGCTAACGAAAATATAATTATAGGATCAGATAGTCTTTCTTTATATCATGAACTTTATAAATATAAAAAAACAATTACTTTTATACCTAATTATAACGAAATATTTATGACATTAACTAAAAAGCTCTCAGGTAATGATTTACTTCTAATACAAGGTGCTGGAAATATTAATATTATATTAAATAACTATATTATTAAACATCTTAAAAGATTAAATAAGAAATAA
- the ftsW gene encoding cell division protein FtsW, producing the protein MKFKTLLLNKIKKTLKTNKKIVYHHKLYDSQLVWCTIILLLVGLIMVTSSSMPIAHHKYGDLFFFTKKEILYLILGLFLMNIFLKIPILFWKVHSAKFFLFSIITLLLVLIISTPVNGSLRWIKISFIHVQPAELSKLATFCYLSDYLSRKHNEIINSFLGFLKPLGIICIISILLLQEPDLGTVVIYFLTILSLLFITGAQIWKFIPIIFIGMIITTILISITPYRSERILSFLDPWKDPFGTGYQLTQSLMALGRGNIFGVGLGHSIQKLEYLPEAHTDFIFSIIGEELGYLGACIILFMILFISFRALNIGQKALKNNNVFSGYFAFSIGIWFISQTLINVGTTIGIVPAKGLTLPLISYGGSSLIIVSISIAILLRIDFETRIKNKFYQGYK; encoded by the coding sequence ATGAAATTTAAAACTTTATTATTAAATAAAATTAAAAAAACTTTAAAAACAAACAAAAAAATTGTTTATCATCATAAATTATACGATTCACAATTAGTATGGTGCACTATAATTCTATTATTAGTTGGATTAATTATGGTTACTTCTTCTTCTATGCCAATAGCTCATCATAAATATGGAGACTTATTTTTTTTTACAAAAAAAGAAATTTTATACTTAATACTAGGATTATTTTTAATGAATATATTTCTTAAAATACCTATATTGTTTTGGAAGGTACATAGTGCAAAATTTTTTCTATTTTCTATTATTACACTATTACTAGTTTTAATAATAAGTACTCCAGTTAATGGTTCTCTCAGATGGATTAAAATAAGCTTTATACACGTGCAACCAGCTGAATTATCTAAATTAGCTACATTTTGCTATTTATCTGATTACTTATCACGAAAACATAATGAAATTATTAATAGTTTTTTAGGTTTTTTAAAACCTTTAGGAATAATATGTATTATATCAATATTATTATTACAAGAACCAGATTTAGGAACGGTAGTAATTTATTTTTTAACTATATTATCTCTATTATTTATTACTGGAGCACAAATTTGGAAATTTATACCTATAATATTTATAGGAATGATAATAACTACCATACTAATTTCAATTACACCTTATCGAAGTGAACGAATATTATCGTTTTTGGATCCTTGGAAAGACCCATTTGGCACAGGTTATCAATTAACACAATCTCTAATGGCTCTAGGTAGAGGAAATATTTTTGGAGTTGGACTAGGACATTCTATACAAAAATTAGAATATTTACCTGAAGCACACACTGACTTTATATTTTCAATAATTGGTGAAGAACTAGGATATCTTGGAGCTTGTATTATACTTTTTATGATATTGTTTATTTCTTTTCGAGCATTAAATATTGGACAAAAAGCATTAAAAAATAATAACGTTTTTTCTGGTTATTTTGCGTTTTCGATCGGAATTTGGTTTATATCTCAAACATTAATTAATGTTGGAACTACTATTGGAATAGTACCAGCTAAAGGTTTAACTTTACCACTAATTAGTTATGGCGGATCTAGTTTAATAATTGTTTCTATTTCTATTGCTATATTACTTCGAATAGACTTTGAAACGCGGATAAAAAATAAATTTTATCAAGGATATAAATGA
- the murG gene encoding undecaprenyldiphospho-muramoylpentapeptide beta-N-acetylglucosaminyltransferase codes for MNKKKIIIMAGGTGGHIFPGLVVANELIKKGWNVFWLGTPHRIEAEIITKSKIPIEFINIHAIKKNFFSIIKYILQMFRALYQAKLIIKKIEPDIILGMGGYISLPGGLISFLYKIPLLIHEQNRTAGLSNKILSKLSTKIMQAFPQTILNAKTVGNPLRKEITNLPNPNDRFKNRKGPLRILVIGGSQGATIFNYIIPKTIYNLKSKILFWHQVGKNNKDKTLKYYKKLKVYPYKITTFIKDISKAYNWADIIICRSGALTVSEIQYIGLPAIFIPFPHKDKHQYWNAYPLKLKGGAIIIEQNYFSTNKIVEILSTINRKKIIEMAKNLYSQSNTNSTTNIVNVIESTLNIY; via the coding sequence ATGAACAAAAAAAAAATAATAATCATGGCAGGAGGTACTGGTGGACATATTTTTCCTGGATTAGTTGTTGCTAATGAACTAATTAAAAAAGGATGGAATGTATTTTGGTTAGGTACTCCTCATCGAATCGAAGCTGAAATAATTACTAAAAGCAAAATTCCTATTGAATTTATTAATATACATGCAATAAAAAAAAATTTTTTTAGCATAATTAAATATATTTTACAAATGTTTCGAGCTTTATATCAAGCTAAGTTAATTATAAAAAAAATAGAGCCTGATATAATATTAGGAATGGGAGGATATATTTCTCTTCCAGGTGGATTAATATCTTTTCTTTATAAAATACCATTGTTAATTCATGAACAAAATAGAACTGCTGGATTATCTAATAAAATATTATCTAAATTATCAACTAAAATTATGCAAGCATTTCCACAAACAATATTAAACGCAAAAACAGTGGGAAATCCATTGAGAAAAGAAATTACTAATTTACCAAATCCAAATGACCGTTTTAAAAACAGAAAAGGCCCACTCAGAATATTAGTTATAGGTGGAAGTCAAGGAGCAACGATATTTAACTATATAATACCAAAAACCATTTATAACTTAAAAAGTAAAATTTTATTTTGGCACCAAGTAGGAAAAAACAATAAAGACAAAACATTAAAATACTACAAAAAACTTAAAGTTTATCCATATAAAATTACTACTTTTATTAAAGATATATCAAAAGCATATAATTGGGCAGATATAATTATTTGTCGCTCTGGAGCGCTTACAGTAAGTGAGATTCAATATATCGGATTACCAGCTATATTCATTCCATTTCCTCATAAAGATAAGCATCAATATTGGAATGCTTATCCGTTAAAATTAAAAGGAGGAGCAATAATAATAGAACAGAACTACTTTAGTACTAATAAAATAGTTGAAATTTTAAGTACAATAAATAGAAAAAAAATTATTGAAATGGCAAAAAATCTATATTCTCAATCTAATACAAATTCTACTACGAACATTGTTAATGTAATTGAAAGCACACTTAATATATACTAA
- the murD gene encoding UDP-N-acetylmuramoyl-L-alanine--D-glutamate ligase has translation MGLTGISCLKFFISRNIYPKIIDFVINPKYIQTIIQFKKINYHTGSINYTWIQESNLIIVSPGIALSHPALVYANKIGIEIIGDIELFVRETNIPIIAITGSNGKSTVTMMVKSILDLAGFKAHVGGNIGVPALNILNYPSEFYILELSSFQLETTFSLKAKIAIILNISSDHMDRYPLGINDYIQKKLKIYNNAKFTIINLEDNLLSNVKYKQKHYITFGINKGKYNLKKIHDNIWLCYNSKKLLNSNKLLISGQHNYVNALSALAIVHNLKINIKISLKALKTFLGLPHRFQLIHKKDNIKWINDSKSTNIGSTKAAINNILPNVKGKIRLILGGDGKSENFSSLIPYLKNKKIIIYCYGKSKNILFKLCPKKSVRLNTLNNVMYCITKVVQPGDIVLLSPGCSSLDQFSNFQERGNLFIKLIHELYR, from the coding sequence ATGGGATTAACAGGAATTTCCTGTTTAAAATTTTTTATATCACGGAATATTTATCCTAAAATAATAGATTTTGTCATAAATCCAAAATATATCCAAACTATAATACAATTTAAAAAAATAAATTATCATACCGGTTCAATAAATTATACCTGGATTCAAGAATCTAATTTAATTATTGTAAGTCCTGGAATAGCATTATCACACCCAGCATTGGTATACGCTAATAAAATAGGTATTGAAATTATTGGAGATATTGAATTATTTGTTAGAGAAACTAATATTCCAATTATTGCTATTACTGGTTCTAATGGAAAAAGCACAGTAACCATGATGGTAAAAAGCATACTAGATCTAGCTGGATTTAAAGCACATGTAGGTGGTAATATTGGAGTCCCTGCATTAAATATATTAAACTATCCTTCAGAATTCTATATATTAGAATTATCTAGTTTTCAATTAGAAACTACTTTTAGCTTAAAAGCTAAAATTGCAATTATACTTAATATTAGTTCTGATCATATGGATAGATATCCATTAGGAATTAATGATTATATACAAAAAAAATTAAAAATCTATAATAATGCAAAATTTACTATTATAAACTTAGAAGACAACTTGTTGTCTAATGTAAAATATAAACAAAAACATTATATTACATTTGGAATTAATAAAGGAAAATATAATTTAAAAAAAATACATGATAATATTTGGCTATGTTATAACTCAAAAAAATTATTGAATTCTAACAAGTTATTAATATCAGGTCAACATAATTATGTTAACGCATTATCTGCATTAGCAATAGTTCATAATTTGAAAATAAACATTAAAATTAGTTTAAAAGCATTAAAAACTTTTTTAGGATTACCACATCGATTTCAATTAATACATAAAAAAGACAACATAAAATGGATTAATGATTCTAAATCAACAAATATCGGAAGTACAAAAGCAGCTATTAATAATATTTTACCAAACGTAAAAGGGAAAATAAGGTTAATATTAGGAGGAGATGGAAAGTCAGAAAATTTTTCTTCACTAATACCTTATTTAAAAAATAAAAAAATAATTATTTATTGTTATGGAAAAAGCAAAAATATACTCTTTAAATTATGTCCTAAAAAATCAGTACGCTTAAATACATTAAATAATGTAATGTATTGTATAACAAAAGTAGTACAACCAGGAGATATAGTTTTGCTATCTCCTGGTTGTAGTAGTTTAGATCAATTTTCTAATTTTCAAGAACGTGGAAATTTATTTATAAAGTTAATACACGAGCTATATAGATGA
- the mraY gene encoding phospho-N-acetylmuramoyl-pentapeptide-transferase, producing the protein MITLFIKYFFCENFNKLPYLIYFSIISLFTSLFFSLIFGLYLIKILKKNKIYQTIRNCGPKTHYNKKNIPTMGGILILLSITISITLWSNLSNIYIWYTLIILIGFGLVGFIDDYRKVYFKTSTGLPSKWKFLFLSVISIISIIIIYYDNQNNFILQVIYPMNKNITINIGIIHVFLSYLILVGTSNSVNLTDGLDGLAIVPIIFVTLGLYILSLISGNLHYAQYFNIIYIPNISELTIFCSAIIGSGLGFLWFNTYPAKIFMGDIGSLPLGGVIGIIAILLHQEIIFCVMSGIFVIEALSVIIQIVYFKLTKKKFFKMTPIHHHYELQDCPEPRLIVRVWIISLIFTLLGLILIFKVH; encoded by the coding sequence ATGATCACACTTTTTATTAAATATTTTTTTTGCGAAAATTTTAACAAATTACCATACTTAATCTATTTCTCTATTATTAGTTTGTTTACATCATTATTTTTTTCTCTAATCTTTGGATTATATTTAATTAAAATTTTAAAAAAAAACAAAATTTATCAAACTATTCGAAATTGTGGTCCAAAAACTCATTATAATAAAAAAAATATACCTACTATGGGAGGAATACTAATATTATTATCTATTACTATATCTATTACATTATGGTCTAATCTATCAAATATATATATTTGGTACACATTAATAATTTTAATAGGATTCGGGTTAGTAGGATTTATAGATGATTATAGAAAAGTTTACTTTAAAACATCTACTGGATTACCATCTAAATGGAAATTTTTATTTCTATCTGTAATTTCAATTATTTCTATAATCATAATTTATTATGATAACCAAAATAACTTCATTCTTCAAGTTATTTATCCAATGAATAAAAATATTACAATAAATATTGGTATAATACATGTATTTTTATCATATTTAATATTAGTAGGTACTAGCAATTCTGTAAACTTAACAGATGGATTAGATGGATTAGCAATTGTTCCTATAATTTTCGTAACTTTAGGACTATATATATTATCATTAATTTCTGGAAATTTACATTATGCACAATATTTTAATATTATATATATACCTAACATTAGCGAATTAACGATTTTTTGTTCAGCTATAATAGGATCAGGATTGGGATTTTTATGGTTTAATACTTATCCAGCAAAAATTTTTATGGGAGACATTGGATCTCTACCTTTAGGAGGAGTAATAGGAATTATAGCAATATTATTGCACCAAGAAATAATATTTTGTGTTATGAGTGGAATTTTTGTTATCGAAGCTTTATCAGTAATTATCCAAATAGTATATTTTAAGTTAACAAAGAAAAAATTTTTTAAAATGACACCCATACACCATCATTATGAATTACAGGATTGTCCAGAACCAAGATTGATAGTACGAGTATGGATTATTTCTTTAATATTTACACTATTAGGTCTTATTTTAATATTTAAGGTCCATTAA